The region CAGGCGGCGGTGGCGGGTGGCGATCTCCACCTCGGTGGTGGTGACGATATCGAAATCCTTGGCCTGGCTCAGCTTGCCGAACAGCGCATGCAGCGCCAGCTTGAGCAGGCCCATGCGGCCAGGACGCTGCGCCACGTACAGACTCAGCTTGCCACCGTCGAGGCGCTCGCGCTCGCCGATATTCAGGCCTTCCATCAGGTATTCGTTATTGCCGATAAACACAAACGGCGTGCGCCGCGCATGCACCTTGTCGTTCAGGCTCAGCTGCACGCTGAGGAAGGGGTAGCGGCGCAGCGCGGCGATCAAGGCCCAGCTGAAGGCCAGCCACTTGCCGCGCCCCAGCCGGCGCTGCTGCTTTTCGCGGTCACGCACGATGTCCGGGTACAGGCCCAGGCTGGAGTTATTCAAAAAGATGCGGCCATTGACTTCGCCCACGTCGACCTGGTGCTTGACGCCCCGCGCCACGTTGGCGATGGCCGCGTCGAGGTCGAGCGGAATGTTCAGATCCTTGGCGAAATGGTTGAGCGTGCCCAGCGGCAGCACGCCAAACGGCGTGCCGCTGCCGACCACCACCGAGGCCACCGCATTGATGGTGCCGTCGCCGCCGCCGGCCACCACGATGGGGGCGCCATCATTGATGGCCTGCTGCGCCGTGGCGATCATTTCCTCGCCGCTCCCGGCCAGGGTGATGGCGGCGTCGAGGCCGACGCCGGCGAAAGTCGCTTCCAGTTGCTGCGCCCAGTCCGATGCGTAACCGCAACCGGCGCCGGCGTTGATGATGACTGCGACTTTGGTAGCCAGGATATTCCCCTTGTTATTTTGTTTGACGAACATGACGGCGGCGGCGCAGCGTCGATACGCCAGCGATGCAGATCGCCAGCCAGCCATAGCTTTCCGCCATCGCCGCCAGCACATCGCTCAGGTAGTGCGCCCCCAGGTAGATGCGGCTGAAACCGACCAGCGCCGCCATGAAAAACGCCGCCAGCGCGATGACGACACGCCGGCGCCATTGCCGATGATCAAGCTGGCACACCAGGTAGGCGCCCAGCAAGCCATACAGCGCCGTGGCGGTGGCCGTATGCCCGCTGGGAAAGCTGTACGTGCTCAGCGCATCGAGCAAGGGCGTCTCGAAACTGGGCCGCGCGCGTCCGAAAATGTACTTTAACAAAACGTTCAGAAACATGACGCCCGGCATGGTAATCACCAGCGTGAACAGCCAATAGGTGGCGCCCTTGCGGTGCAGATACCAGGCCAGCAGGCAGGCGATGGTAATGGCGCCGATCACGCCATGCAGGTGGGTAATCACCAGCAGACACCAGGTGATCCACGGTACCGCATTCTGGTTGAACCAGTGCGCCACCTGCTGGTCAAGCACGGTGATCTGCTCCATGCCCATCACGGCTTCGGCGATTTCATGGAATACCACGATGGCGATCAGCATCAGCACCACGCCCACCGTCATGTGCAGGCCCAGCTCGCCTTCGGGCGACAGCCTGGCTTCGACAAAGCGGCGCAGCCGGGTACCCCAGCGGGTGGTCATGCTCGTGTCATTGTTGTGCGGCAAACTGAGTTCTCCTTGTGTTGTGCGGCATGATCGAAAAAACCACAGCCAAAAAAATATACTGTTTATCCATACAGTAGCTGTGTTTTCATACAGTAGTTGTGCTATTCTGATGACTCGTTCAACACATCTCCCTCAAAGGAATTGTCATGGCAACATTGAATAGCGGTTTTGGCTCACGGTTCGGCCTGGAATACGCCCCAAGCTCCTTCCTGGTCCGCATGGGCAAGCGCGAAATCCTCGTTTGCCGCGACTTTCGCAAGCGTTTTTATACCGTCAATCCCTTGATCGAGTGCGGCACCGGTATCGAGCCGGGCTATGTTGAAGTGCTGCTGATGCGCCGCTGGTTGTTGATTTTATCCAAGGCGCACTGAGAGACTGGCGACAGTCTCCACCCGGCCCCGCCCGCCAGCATACGGTACTGGTCAGCAACATGCTGACCACCCCCTCATTACTGTGCGCTGGACTGCGCGGCCGGGCTGGCAGGTGTTTTCTGCGCCACAAGCACACCAGCAAAATATATTAAGCCCTCGGTCACCCGCACAGGCACAGGCACAGGCACACCGGGCCAAGCGGGCCTGAAAAATGTCGAGGGCAAGGCGCAGCGACGAAGACAGTACGCCAGTACGGCGAGGAGCTGCAACGCCGCCATCGGCATTTTCTCAGACTCGCGTCTCCGGCCCGCCGTTTTTATGCCTTGCGCTGTCAACTGCATGGCGCATGCTTAACTTGACGGCATGACAGAATCGCCTGATACATAGGCCTCATGCCACAAGGTCACAAACAGCACCATCACCACCGGGCCGATAAACAGGCCCACCAGGCCCAGCGTTTCCACACCACCCAGGATACCGAACAGTACCGCAAGAAACGGCAGGCGGGTGGCGTTGCCGATCATGCCGGGACGCACGAAATGATCTGCCACGAACAACACCATCGTGCCCCAGACGGCAACACCAATGGCGCCCGGCACACTGCCCTGGAGCACCAGCACGGCGGCCGCGCAGACATAGGCGAGCGGCGCGCCGAACGGAATAATCGCCAGCACGCCGGTGGCAAACGCCCATAGCGCCGGCGAGGGCAGGCCGGCGATCGCATAGGCGATGCCGATCAGCACGCCTTCGGCCAAACCAACCAGCACCAGGCCGTTGACGGTGGCACGGATGGCGGTCGGCACTTTTTGTGCGTAGCGCAGCCAGCGTTCGGGCTGCAGATAGTGGCTGCCCACTTGCGTGATCTGGCGCGTCAGCGCTTCGCCGTCCTTGTAGAAGAAAAACAGGCACAGAAAGGCCAGGCCGAAGTCGATCAGCCGGTGCAGCAGGTCGGCGCCGAGGATTTTCACAATATCGCGCGCCGAATGAAAACCGCCCACGGCGCTGCCGGACAGCACATGGGCAAGGCCATGCGGCTGGTTCAGCGTGACTTGCCACCAGTCGTCGATCGCATTGCCCGCCAGCGGGATCGATGCGACCCAGGCCGGCACCGGCAAGCCGTCAGCATTGGCGCGCATCAGAAAATCGGCCAGCACCGGCACTTCGCGCGCCGCCTGCGCCACGCCCAGCAGAACGGGAATAATGAAGATGCAGGCCGACGCCAGGGTCAGCAGCGCGGCTGCAATGATGGGGCGCTGTCCCAGCGCCGCGCGCATGCGCAGATACAAAGGCCAGGTGGCCACGCACAGGATGGCGGCCCATACCAGCGGCAAAAAGAAGCGCTGCATCACAAATGCCGCCAGCGCGATCAGCGCCAGGGAAAAGCCTGCACCGACCAGGTCGCGCCGGGTATCGCTCATACCACTCCGTTCTGCCCGGCACGCGCACGTGCCGGATCTGTAGCCATGCGCCAGTTGCGCAGCCGTAGCGTACCACGGGCATTATGCTTCCTGCATGGACGACACGAACGCGCTACACCAGTCCCAGGTCCACCGGTTTCACGCCCGCAAACACCTGGTTCAGCTGGGCCGCATTCAGGCCGAAGGTGCGCTGCAGCAAGCCACCGAGCACGGCGCGGTATTCGTTGAGCACCGGCATGTCACGGTTCTGGAACAGGTTCGCCTGCGTGATCGCCATTTGTTCACCCACCACCTGCTTGCCCTGGATGCTGCCGCCCAGCACCCAGAACACGCTGCCGTGGCCATGGTCGGTGCCGCGGTTGCCGTTTTCGCGGAAGGTGCGGCCAAATTCGCTGACCACCACCACCACGGTATGGCGCCAGCTATCGCCCATTTCCTGGGCATAGGCGGCCAGGCCCCGTCCCAGTTCCTCAAAGCGCCCCGCCAGGTAGCCGCTGACCGCGCCCTGCCCCACATGGGTGTCCCAGCCGCCCACGTCGACAAAGCCGATATTGTATTTATCTTTCATCAGCCGCGCGATGCGCTGCGCTTCCAGTTCGAAACCCTTGGCGCTGATGGCGTTGCGGTTGGCGCCCGGCATCTCGCCGATCAGGCCCTTGGCCACGTCGTCGCGCACCACGAAGCCTTCGCTGACCGGTGCTTGCAAGGCAGTACCCTGGTACATGCTGGCAATAATCTGGCTCTGACGCGCATCGATGCCGGACTTGCCGACCGAGCGCAGCGCCATGTTCGGCACTTGCAGGCCGCCCTGGAAGATCAGCGGCAACTGGTCGGTAAAGGCGATGGCGCCGCTCGCGTTCAAGGTCTGCGCCAGGCGGTTCAGAAAGCCGGAACGGAAATCGCGACGTCCTGTCACCTCCTGGCCCAGTTCGATGCTGTCCTGGGTTTCGAAATGGCTGCGCGACAAGTCGGTGGTGCCGGCAAACGGAATGAAGGCCGCGTCGCCGCTGTTGAACATCGGGTAAATGCTGTCGCGCAAGGCTGGATGCAGGGCCCAGTCGCCATTGAGCGCCAGCGCGCCGTTGTCCGCACCCGGCTTCGGAATGGCGATATTCGGCCGCGCCGCATAGTAAAAATCGCTGCCGGTCGGCACCAGCAGGTTGTTGGCGTCATAGCCACCGCGCAGGAACACGAACAGCAGCCTGGCGTCCGTGGCGGGCGCCGCCAGCAGGCTGCCGGCGCTGCCAAACAAAGAGACGGCGGCCAGCGCTTTCAACAGATCACGACGGTACATGGTGGCTCTCCGGTTAGCGGTGCATCATTTCTGGCGATGAGAGCAGGAACGTGTTCCACTCCTGCGGCGTGCCGGCCTGCTGCAAGGCCAGTCTCGTGGCCGGCCCCAGGGCCGGCTCGATGCTCTGGAAATACACGGCGCTGGCCAGTTGCGGAAAGGCCGGCTTTTCCTGCGGTTGCGGGTCGTCCGTCCTGAACAGGCCGGCGCTGCCCGAGGCGATCGTGCGGGCAATGTCAAAACGCGTCGTCATTTGCCCCGGGCTGGCCCAGGCACTGTCGATCAGCGGATAGCCGTCAGGCGTCTGGCGGCCATACAAAGGCTGGCCCATGCGTGACAGCCAGCCCAGCATCGGTCCGGCGTTCAGGATCGGCTTGTCGTCATACGACAGGCGCACGGCCGACACCACATAGTGCATCGGGTCCTTGAACTTGCGGCCCAGGGATAGCTTGAACGCCTCGCTGGCAAACAGGGTCTGCAGCACGCCGGCGATATCGCCATCG is a window of Janthinobacterium sp. J1-1 DNA encoding:
- a CDS encoding diacylglycerol kinase family protein, translating into MFVKQNNKGNILATKVAVIINAGAGCGYASDWAQQLEATFAGVGLDAAITLAGSGEEMIATAQQAINDGAPIVVAGGGDGTINAVASVVVGSGTPFGVLPLGTLNHFAKDLNIPLDLDAAIANVARGVKHQVDVGEVNGRIFLNNSSLGLYPDIVRDREKQQRRLGRGKWLAFSWALIAALRRYPFLSVQLSLNDKVHARRTPFVFIGNNEYLMEGLNIGERERLDGGKLSLYVAQRPGRMGLLKLALHALFGKLSQAKDFDIVTTTEVEIATRHRRLRVATDGEVTVMNTPLQYRIRPAALEVLVPAPVFVEEN
- a CDS encoding phosphatase PAP2 family protein → MTTRWGTRLRRFVEARLSPEGELGLHMTVGVVLMLIAIVVFHEIAEAVMGMEQITVLDQQVAHWFNQNAVPWITWCLLVITHLHGVIGAITIACLLAWYLHRKGATYWLFTLVITMPGVMFLNVLLKYIFGRARPSFETPLLDALSTYSFPSGHTATATALYGLLGAYLVCQLDHRQWRRRVVIALAAFFMAALVGFSRIYLGAHYLSDVLAAMAESYGWLAICIAGVSTLRRRRHVRQTK
- a CDS encoding AI-2E family transporter; the encoded protein is MSDTRRDLVGAGFSLALIALAAFVMQRFFLPLVWAAILCVATWPLYLRMRAALGQRPIIAAALLTLASACIFIIPVLLGVAQAAREVPVLADFLMRANADGLPVPAWVASIPLAGNAIDDWWQVTLNQPHGLAHVLSGSAVGGFHSARDIVKILGADLLHRLIDFGLAFLCLFFFYKDGEALTRQITQVGSHYLQPERWLRYAQKVPTAIRATVNGLVLVGLAEGVLIGIAYAIAGLPSPALWAFATGVLAIIPFGAPLAYVCAAAVLVLQGSVPGAIGVAVWGTMVLFVADHFVRPGMIGNATRLPFLAVLFGILGGVETLGLVGLFIGPVVMVLFVTLWHEAYVSGDSVMPSS
- a CDS encoding DUF1501 domain-containing protein encodes the protein MYRRDLLKALAAVSLFGSAGSLLAAPATDARLLFVFLRGGYDANNLLVPTGSDFYYAARPNIAIPKPGADNGALALNGDWALHPALRDSIYPMFNSGDAAFIPFAGTTDLSRSHFETQDSIELGQEVTGRRDFRSGFLNRLAQTLNASGAIAFTDQLPLIFQGGLQVPNMALRSVGKSGIDARQSQIIASMYQGTALQAPVSEGFVVRDDVAKGLIGEMPGANRNAISAKGFELEAQRIARLMKDKYNIGFVDVGGWDTHVGQGAVSGYLAGRFEELGRGLAAYAQEMGDSWRHTVVVVVSEFGRTFRENGNRGTDHGHGSVFWVLGGSIQGKQVVGEQMAITQANLFQNRDMPVLNEYRAVLGGLLQRTFGLNAAQLNQVFAGVKPVDLGLV